DNA from Aminobacter aminovorans:
TCGCATGAATTCCCGCGCCGGCTCGATGTATGTGGTCAAGCCGAAGATGCATGGTCCCGAGGAAGTTGCCTTTGCCGTCGAGATCTTCGACCGCGTCGAGCGGCTTGTCGGCATGCCGCGCAAGACCATCAAGATGGGCATCATGGACGAGGAGCGGCGCACCACGATCAACCTCAGGGAATGCATCCGTGCCGCCAAGGAACGCGTGGTGTTCATCAACACCGGCTTCCTCGACCGCACCGGCGACGAAATCCACAGCTCGATGGAAGCCGGCCCCATGGTGCGCAAGGGCGACATGAAGCAGGCGCCATGGATCAATGCCTATGAGGCCTGGAACGTCGACACCGGGCTCGAATGCGGCCTGTCGGGCCATGCCCAGATCGGCAAGGGCATGTGGGCGATGCCCGACCTGATGGCAGCGATGCTGGAGCAGAAGATCGCCCACCCACGCGCCGGCGCCAACACCGCCTGGGTGCCGTCGCCGACGGCAGCGACGCTTCATGCCACCCACTACCACAAGGTCGACGTGCATGCCGTCCAGGCCGAGCTGAAGAGCCGGCCCAAGGCGCGGCTCGACGACATCCTGTCGGTGCCAGTCGTCGTTCGTCCCAACTGGACGCCCGACGAGATCCAGCGTGAGCTCGACAACAATGCGCAGGGCATCCTGGGTTATGTCGTGCGCTGGATCGACCAGGGCGTCGGCTGCTCCAAGGTTCCCGACATCAACGACATCGGGCTGATGGAAGACCGGGCCACCTTGCGCATCTCGTCCCAGCACATCGCCAACTGGCTGCGCCACGACGTCTGCTCGCACATCCAGGTGATGGATTCGCTGCAGCGCATGGCGGCGATCGTCGACCGGCAGAATGTCGGTGATCCGCTCTACAAGCCGATGGCGCCCGAGTTCGACCAGTCGACCGCCTTCCGCGCCGCCTGCGACCTCGTCTTCGAAGGCCGCGCCCAGCCCAATGGCTACACCGAACCGGTTCTCCACAAGCGCAGGCTCGAGCTCAAGGCGAAGCGCCGCATTGCGTCACAACCCAAGATTACGAATTGAGGAAGCAAACATGTCCGAACTGACGCTCGCCAAGGCCAACGCCATCATCGAAGCCGCATTCGCCAAAGGATCGGACGTGAAGATGAAGCCGCTGACGGTTGCCGTGCTCGACGCCGGCGGCCATCTCAAGGCTTTCCAGAAGCAGGATGGCGCATCGATGCTGCGCTACGAGATCGCCTCGGGCAAAGCCTATGGCGCGCTCGCTGTCGGCATGGGCTCGCGCTGGCTCGACCAGACGGCGAAGGAGCGGCCGCACTTCATGGAAGGGCTCAACGCCGTCTCCGGCGGCAAGATCGTGCCGGTGCCGGGGGGCGTGCTGATCCGCGACGCGTCGGGCAAGTTGCTCGGCGCCGTCGGCATCACTGGCGACACATCGGACAATGACGAACTCGCCGCCATTTCAGGCATCGAGGCGGCAGGGCTGAAGCATCAGGCCGCGTGAGTGACGGAAGCGCATTCTTCCGCTTGACAATTTACAGTGTGATCATAAAGTGTGATCAAACTGATTGATGACAATCAATTGGCGCGAGGAACGGGGAGGAGTACCCGTTTCGAGCATGAGGTCGTGCGGCCCAATAGCCGTACCTCGGCCCCCGGAGGAGAGAATGAAAGTTGCAGTATTAGGAGCCGGCGCGGGCGGTGCAGCCTCGGTCGCAGAGTTGGTCCAGGCCGGTCATGACGTC
Protein-coding regions in this window:
- a CDS encoding GlcG/HbpS family heme-binding protein: MSELTLAKANAIIEAAFAKGSDVKMKPLTVAVLDAGGHLKAFQKQDGASMLRYEIASGKAYGALAVGMGSRWLDQTAKERPHFMEGLNAVSGGKIVPVPGGVLIRDASGKLLGAVGITGDTSDNDELAAISGIEAAGLKHQAA